Proteins encoded together in one Candidatus Palauibacter scopulicola window:
- a CDS encoding putative toxin-antitoxin system toxin component, PIN family: MRIVLDTNVFVSGVFFGGHPGSILEAWRDGRVDVVVSREIIEEYVRVGQRLSSRFPGVDLTPALDLLGTSATLVEAPPLAEPICRDADGDKFIACAMPAAAKYVVSGDRDLLDVSPYRTVVVVPPRALIDFLA, encoded by the coding sequence GTGAGGATCGTTCTGGACACGAACGTATTCGTGTCCGGCGTGTTCTTCGGCGGCCATCCCGGCAGCATCCTCGAAGCGTGGCGAGACGGTCGCGTCGACGTCGTCGTTTCCCGGGAGATCATCGAGGAGTACGTACGCGTCGGCCAGCGGCTGTCTTCCCGATTTCCGGGTGTCGACCTGACGCCCGCACTCGACCTGCTCGGTACTTCTGCGACGCTCGTGGAGGCGCCGCCCCTGGCTGAACCGATCTGTCGCGATGCGGATGGCGACAAGTTCATCGCATGCGCCATGCCCGCGGCAGCCAAGTACGTCGTGAGTGGCGATCGAGACCTGTTGGATGTCTCTCCGTACCGGACCGTCGTGGTTGTTCCACCCCGAGCGTTGATAGACTTCCTCGCATAG
- a CDS encoding TonB-dependent receptor → MRPCRVPVSRRGSTLLFAVLALCCAATSGAAAQAQATTGVIRGVVRDPVGAPVAGAAVIIEHRATGFATTVVTGSNGAFVRTLLPLGVYDVTARALGQFGDERTEGLVLRVGEVLDLVLEFQPVAVSEITVTADRTPLVDTGDPSSSHRLAEEVVDNLPNNGRNFLDYTLLTPGVSVSQGPDGEVLNIGGQRGIFNNVSVDGADFNNPFFGEQRGGQRPAFTFNQDAIEEIVVVSQGASAEFGRSAGGFVNVITKSGTNEFAGSAHYFGQWDAISTAYSSERGGGKPEFGRGQFGFTFGGPIVRDRAFFFVAYDQQEASETKQFTRNVVNASELDKLENFLQAQWPGRFDDEFGPIRRTDDNRALVAKLDFNLSDRHQASFKYNYTWSQQVNGTFDVDSWGLSANGLEEDFSHAINASLRSQLSNTVSNEFRVQYAREDRPRGYDGPLIPGSAPPPQPAFAAIGGRPFPDIAMDFADGFRIGMPFFLPIDPGYDTRIQLVDNLSFLAGDHLFKVGAEYNRTGVGQQFIGFANGLYKFSSVDGFMNFVTQGNRYVTCSDGSDSAEGVCPPGTAITGPVLLYLQALTLGDTPAGQLGLQDFSMHELGLYIQDTWRPRDNLTLNLGVRWEGSWHPGMFIEPGDTFYGPWIGTAGFPSDGTIPDDLDNFQPRFGLAWDPRDDGRTLVRLNAGSYFSRIPMLVFAQHRTTNGAFQGTQFAASDATFLPPPPQIGEFLTPPPPGTPPFQPGVNIADRNLELPRTWSFNVAVEHALSGSTAVELSLQHARTDNLFRFVDRNAAELGAPFAEGASGLGTVTVTESSARSRYNAVSLGLRGDGALRGRLNFEANYTLGFDRSDDDNERDPFNFFYATATDFEPEYNWSIRDRRHQLTGFMLFDLGRGVVLNHVFRYLSASPVSASCGPTEANPLAAPAGERAGAPADRVCADGSVLRRNTLRRENDFFTWDLRLSKAFDIGDGRTVEPILEVFNLTGADNFLDTAQTGLLFNFDGTIRSGLGDTRRAQLGVRVRF, encoded by the coding sequence ATGCGGCCATGCCGGGTTCCGGTCTCCCGACGCGGGTCCACCCTCCTGTTCGCCGTGCTCGCGCTGTGCTGCGCCGCCACGTCGGGCGCGGCCGCGCAGGCCCAGGCGACGACCGGCGTCATCCGGGGGGTCGTCCGCGACCCGGTGGGAGCGCCCGTGGCCGGCGCCGCCGTGATCATCGAGCATCGCGCCACCGGCTTCGCGACGACGGTCGTGACGGGCTCGAACGGGGCGTTCGTGCGCACGCTCCTTCCGCTGGGCGTCTACGACGTCACCGCCCGGGCGCTGGGGCAGTTCGGCGACGAGCGCACCGAAGGGCTCGTCCTCCGCGTAGGAGAGGTCCTCGATCTCGTGCTCGAATTCCAGCCCGTCGCGGTGTCCGAGATCACGGTGACGGCGGACCGGACGCCCCTCGTCGACACCGGGGACCCGTCGAGTTCCCATCGGCTTGCCGAAGAGGTCGTCGACAACCTGCCCAACAACGGCCGCAACTTCCTCGACTACACGCTCCTCACTCCGGGCGTGTCCGTGTCGCAGGGTCCGGACGGCGAAGTCCTCAACATCGGGGGACAGCGGGGGATCTTCAACAACGTTTCCGTGGACGGAGCCGACTTCAACAACCCCTTCTTCGGCGAACAGCGCGGCGGGCAGCGCCCGGCCTTCACCTTCAACCAGGACGCCATCGAGGAAATCGTCGTCGTGAGCCAGGGGGCGTCGGCGGAGTTCGGGCGCTCCGCGGGCGGCTTCGTGAACGTCATCACGAAGTCGGGCACGAACGAGTTCGCGGGCTCGGCGCACTACTTCGGCCAGTGGGATGCCATCTCCACCGCATACTCGAGCGAGCGCGGAGGCGGGAAGCCCGAGTTCGGGCGCGGCCAGTTCGGCTTCACCTTCGGCGGCCCGATCGTGCGCGACCGGGCGTTTTTCTTCGTCGCCTACGACCAGCAGGAGGCGAGCGAGACGAAGCAGTTCACGCGCAACGTCGTGAACGCCTCCGAACTCGATAAGCTGGAGAACTTCCTTCAGGCGCAATGGCCCGGCCGGTTCGACGACGAGTTCGGTCCGATCCGCCGCACCGACGACAACCGGGCGCTCGTGGCGAAGCTCGACTTCAACCTCAGCGACCGTCACCAGGCGTCCTTCAAGTACAACTACACCTGGTCCCAGCAGGTGAACGGGACGTTCGACGTGGACTCCTGGGGGCTCAGCGCCAACGGCCTCGAGGAGGACTTCTCCCACGCGATCAACGCGAGCCTCCGGTCGCAGCTCTCCAACACCGTGTCCAACGAGTTCCGCGTCCAGTACGCACGCGAGGATCGGCCGCGGGGATACGACGGCCCGCTGATTCCGGGCTCCGCCCCCCCGCCGCAGCCGGCCTTCGCGGCGATCGGCGGCCGTCCGTTCCCGGACATCGCGATGGACTTCGCGGACGGGTTCCGCATCGGGATGCCCTTTTTCCTCCCCATCGACCCCGGCTACGACACCCGGATCCAGCTCGTCGACAACCTCTCCTTCCTGGCGGGAGACCACCTGTTCAAGGTGGGCGCGGAGTACAACCGGACGGGCGTCGGCCAGCAGTTCATCGGCTTCGCGAACGGCCTCTACAAGTTCTCCTCCGTCGACGGATTCATGAACTTCGTAACGCAGGGGAACCGGTACGTCACCTGCTCCGACGGTTCCGACAGTGCGGAGGGCGTCTGCCCGCCGGGGACCGCGATCACCGGCCCCGTACTTCTCTACCTGCAGGCCCTCACGCTGGGGGACACTCCGGCCGGGCAGCTCGGACTGCAGGACTTCTCGATGCACGAACTCGGCCTCTACATCCAGGACACCTGGCGCCCGCGCGACAACCTGACCCTGAACCTCGGCGTGCGCTGGGAAGGGTCGTGGCACCCGGGGATGTTCATCGAGCCCGGGGACACCTTTTACGGACCGTGGATCGGGACCGCCGGCTTCCCGTCGGACGGGACGATTCCGGATGACCTCGACAACTTCCAGCCGCGCTTCGGGCTCGCCTGGGATCCCCGGGACGACGGGCGCACGCTGGTCCGCCTGAACGCGGGGTCCTACTTCTCGCGCATCCCGATGCTGGTGTTCGCGCAGCACCGCACGACGAACGGCGCGTTCCAGGGCACGCAGTTCGCCGCCAGCGACGCGACGTTCCTGCCGCCGCCGCCGCAGATCGGAGAGTTTCTGACGCCGCCGCCGCCGGGCACGCCGCCCTTCCAGCCCGGCGTGAACATCGCGGACCGCAACCTCGAACTGCCCCGGACGTGGTCGTTCAACGTCGCCGTGGAGCACGCGCTGAGCGGCAGCACCGCGGTGGAGCTTTCGCTGCAGCACGCCCGCACGGACAACCTGTTCCGCTTCGTGGACCGCAACGCGGCGGAACTCGGGGCGCCCTTCGCGGAGGGGGCCAGCGGGCTGGGGACGGTCACCGTGACCGAGAGCAGCGCGCGCTCCCGCTACAACGCCGTCTCGCTCGGACTACGCGGGGACGGCGCGCTCCGCGGGAGGCTGAATTTCGAGGCGAACTACACGCTGGGCTTCGACCGGTCGGACGACGATAACGAACGTGATCCGTTCAACTTCTTTTATGCGACCGCAACCGATTTCGAGCCCGAGTACAACTGGTCGATCCGAGACCGGCGGCACCAGCTGACCGGCTTCATGCTCTTCGACCTCGGGCGCGGCGTCGTCCTCAACCACGTCTTCCGGTATCTGTCCGCGTCGCCGGTGTCGGCGAGCTGCGGCCCGACCGAGGCGAATCCTCTCGCCGCGCCGGCGGGCGAGCGCGCGGGCGCGCCGGCGGACCGCGTGTGCGCCGATGGTTCCGTCCTCAGGCGCAACACGCTTCGGCGGGAGAACGACTTCTTCACCTGGGATCTGCGACTCTCGAAGGCCTTCGACATCGGGGACGGGCGCACCGTCGAGCCGATCCTGGAGGTCTTCAACCTGACGGGCGCCGACAACTTCCTCGACACCGCGCAGACGGGGCTCCTGTTCAACTTCGACGGCACGATCCGCAGCGGCCTGGGAGACACCCGCCGCGCCCAGCTCGGCGTCCGCGTCCGCTTCTAG
- a CDS encoding zinc-dependent metalloprotease: protein MFQIARSTRPLALVLSLSLLIVATGCIRPFARPAPGPSAASGGGPGPRSGGGGDEDGPEPYAEVVTEEAVTDSGMVHVHRVDDKWLFEIPEAILGREILLVSRLASVPEGMGYGGQKANTQVLRWERNGPDNERIFLRVVRHTNVADEALPVSRAVRGANFEPILRAFDIEALNDDSTSVVIDATPLFESDTPMFGLSQFRRDAYRVRSLDSNRTYVDWIKSFPRNVEVRHVLTYNAQTPPSNASTNSISMEMNQSMVLLPDEPMQPRLHDERVGYFNVNQVDYGLSDQKVVTRTYITRWRLEPSDTAAFRRGELVDPVKPIIYYLDPATPEKWRPYLIQGIEDWQEAFEAAGFSNAIQGRMPPSFEEDPEFSPEDVRYSVIRWLPSQVQNASGPHVHDPRTGEILESDIQWYHNVANLLRNWYLIQTGAVNPAARRALFEDEVMGQLIRFVAAHEVGHTIGLPHNMKSSSGFSVDSLRAPGFVCRNGVAPSIMDYARFNYVAQPEDEGACTDPRVGPYDLFSVNWGYRPILDEDADGERATLDAWIREVEDDPVYHFGDGTPIDPTSQTEAIGSDAMEASDLGIENLKRILPNLIEWSSDGREGENYEELAELYNNLIGQWSRYMGHVATVVGGVTRTRKRIGQEGPVYEFVDEATQRRAMDFFERQAFDPPTWMVDEDILSKIENPSTVDRLRGIQVRVVNLILDPGRMQRLIEAEARNGDDHYSLGEMFEDLRASIWGELDTGARIGVYRRNLQRGHLERLEYLMTQELSLPAFFFGGLSDFFTSVDVSQSDIRAFVRGELHGLQDAIERTLRRRLDRTTELHLRDALARIDDILDPA, encoded by the coding sequence ATGTTCCAGATCGCGCGCAGCACACGCCCTCTCGCCCTCGTCCTTTCGCTCTCGCTCCTCATCGTGGCCACGGGCTGCATCCGGCCGTTTGCCCGGCCCGCGCCCGGCCCGTCCGCCGCGAGCGGAGGGGGACCCGGCCCCCGCAGCGGCGGCGGTGGTGACGAAGACGGGCCCGAACCCTATGCCGAAGTCGTCACGGAGGAGGCGGTCACGGACTCGGGGATGGTCCACGTCCACCGGGTGGACGACAAATGGCTGTTCGAGATTCCGGAAGCGATTCTGGGACGCGAGATCCTGCTCGTGAGCCGCCTGGCATCGGTCCCCGAAGGGATGGGCTACGGCGGCCAGAAGGCGAATACGCAGGTTCTTCGCTGGGAGAGGAACGGGCCGGACAACGAGCGGATATTCCTCCGCGTCGTGCGACACACGAACGTGGCGGACGAGGCCCTTCCGGTGTCACGGGCCGTGCGGGGCGCGAACTTCGAGCCCATCCTGCGAGCCTTCGACATCGAGGCGCTGAACGACGACTCGACAAGCGTCGTCATCGACGCCACGCCGCTGTTCGAGTCCGACACCCCGATGTTCGGGCTGAGCCAGTTCCGACGCGACGCGTACCGGGTGCGCTCGCTGGACTCGAACCGCACCTACGTCGACTGGATCAAGAGCTTCCCCCGCAACGTCGAGGTACGGCACGTCCTCACCTACAACGCGCAGACGCCTCCGTCGAACGCGAGCACGAACTCGATTTCGATGGAGATGAACCAGTCGATGGTCCTGCTCCCGGACGAACCGATGCAGCCGCGGCTGCACGATGAGCGTGTCGGGTACTTCAACGTGAACCAGGTGGACTACGGCCTAAGCGATCAGAAGGTCGTCACGCGCACCTACATCACGCGCTGGCGGCTCGAGCCGAGCGACACCGCGGCTTTCCGGCGCGGCGAACTCGTCGACCCGGTCAAACCCATCATCTACTACCTCGACCCGGCGACGCCGGAGAAGTGGCGGCCCTACCTGATTCAGGGCATCGAGGACTGGCAGGAGGCGTTCGAGGCGGCGGGGTTCAGCAACGCGATCCAGGGGCGCATGCCCCCCTCCTTCGAGGAGGACCCGGAGTTCAGCCCGGAGGACGTGCGCTACTCCGTGATCCGCTGGCTCCCGTCACAGGTTCAGAACGCCTCCGGGCCGCACGTCCACGACCCGCGCACGGGTGAGATCCTCGAGAGCGACATCCAGTGGTATCACAACGTCGCCAACCTGCTACGGAACTGGTATCTGATTCAGACCGGGGCCGTGAATCCGGCGGCGCGCCGCGCCCTCTTCGAAGACGAGGTCATGGGCCAACTGATTCGCTTCGTCGCCGCGCACGAGGTCGGCCACACGATCGGGCTCCCGCACAACATGAAGTCGAGTTCCGGCTTTTCGGTGGACTCGCTGCGGGCGCCGGGATTCGTGTGCCGCAACGGGGTCGCTCCGTCGATCATGGACTATGCGCGCTTCAACTACGTCGCGCAGCCCGAGGATGAGGGCGCGTGCACGGATCCGCGGGTCGGTCCGTACGACCTCTTTTCGGTCAACTGGGGCTACCGGCCGATCCTGGACGAGGACGCGGACGGGGAGCGCGCCACGCTCGACGCCTGGATTCGCGAGGTGGAGGACGATCCGGTCTACCATTTCGGCGACGGTACCCCGATCGATCCGACGTCCCAGACGGAGGCGATCGGCTCCGACGCGATGGAGGCGAGCGACCTCGGCATCGAGAACCTGAAGCGGATCCTGCCCAACCTGATCGAGTGGAGCAGCGACGGCCGCGAGGGCGAGAACTACGAAGAGCTGGCGGAACTCTACAACAACCTCATCGGCCAGTGGAGCCGCTACATGGGCCACGTCGCGACCGTGGTCGGCGGGGTGACGCGCACGCGGAAGCGCATCGGGCAGGAGGGCCCGGTGTACGAGTTCGTGGACGAAGCCACGCAGCGGCGGGCCATGGACTTCTTCGAGCGACAGGCCTTCGACCCGCCCACGTGGATGGTCGACGAGGACATCCTTTCGAAGATCGAGAACCCGTCCACCGTGGACCGCTTGCGGGGCATCCAGGTTCGGGTCGTTAACCTGATCCTCGACCCCGGCCGCATGCAGCGGCTGATCGAGGCGGAAGCGCGTAACGGGGACGATCACTACAGCCTGGGCGAGATGTTCGAGGACCTGCGCGCCTCGATCTGGGGAGAGCTGGACACCGGCGCCCGGATCGGGGTCTATCGGCGGAACCTCCAACGCGGGCACCTGGAGCGGCTCGAGTACCTGATGACGCAGGAACTCTCGCTCCCCGCCTTCTTCTTCGGCGGCCTATCGGACTTCTTCACCTCGGTGGACGTGTCGCAGTCGGACATCCGGGCCTTCGTGCGGGGCGAACTCCACGGGCTACAGGATGCGATCGAGCGCACGCTGCGGCGCCGGCTCGACCGCACGACGGAACTGCACCTGCGCGATGCCCTCGCCAGGATCGACGACATCCTCGACCCCGCCTGA
- a CDS encoding AbrB/MazE/SpoVT family DNA-binding domain-containing protein, with translation MDRIATTKLSSKGQVVIPEPIRRRLGLETGTEFVVLGEDGTVVLKVVDPPSMREFDGIVARAREDARRVGLRGSDIVAAIEAVRSA, from the coding sequence ATGGACCGCATAGCTACCACGAAACTGTCCTCGAAGGGGCAGGTCGTCATTCCGGAGCCGATCCGACGACGTCTCGGACTGGAGACGGGGACCGAGTTCGTCGTCCTCGGGGAAGATGGCACCGTAGTACTCAAGGTGGTGGACCCACCTTCAATGCGTGAGTTCGATGGCATCGTTGCGCGGGCTCGGGAAGACGCGCGCCGCGTGGGGCTCCGGGGCTCGGACATCGTCGCGGCGATCGAGGCCGTGCGTTCGGCGTGA